The Lentisphaera araneosa HTCC2155 genome includes the window AAATAACAATCTACGTCCCAATGAAAAAATGATTCGCAGCTCGTGCATGAAGTGCCATGGCTTAGAGTTTTCTATTAATGCTCTAGCTGACGAAGAACTCATTCAACACAATTTTAATCGATCTCCTCAAAAAGAGATCCCTTCGCTCGAATGGGCGAAGGAAAGAGAATAAGGAGGTCTTTATAGAAGCATCATTCACAAGCTCTCATTTAAATCAATTTGCAGGCACACCTATCATAGTTAAATCAAGGAATACACATCATGAAATTCATTAAAACTACCTGTTTCGCTCTAGCTTTAGGAGCTAGCTTTTTTACATCTTGCAATAAACCTGCTGAATCTGCCGCTGCTCCAGCTGCTGCAGAGCCAAGCGTTAAGCCAGAAAAAATGGCCGATGCTCTCTTCGCTGTTATGAAAGGTACTAGAACTGCCTACACTAAACACGTGATTAAAAACCTCGGTAAAGAGAAGAAAATTATTAAGCCTCACGAACAGTGGGAAGACAGAGAAAATGGCGTCATGCTTCCAGCTCAGATGTTCCGTTATGCTCGTGACCTCGCTATGGAACAAAACCCAGGCTTCACTTACTCTCTCCAATCTGAGTGGCCCATCAATAAACAAAATGCCCCAAAAACTCCCATGGAGAAAGAAGGCCTAAAATATATTGGTGCTAACCCAGGCAAGAACTTCTATGGTACTGAAGATCTCGGCGGTAAAAAGTTTTACACGGCTGTTTACCCTGATGTTGCCGTATCTGATGCTTGCATAGATTGTCATAACGATCACAAAGATTCTCCGCGTGATGATTTTGCAATGGGAGAAGTTATGGGTGGTGTTGTCATCCGTATCCCTATGAACTAGTTCATTATTTAAACAGCGCCCAATTTAATTATGTGGTGTAAGGGGCGCTGTTTATTTTTTATTACAATTATGTAAATACACCTTTTTAATTTACTTTTTTGTAGATTTTTTATTTTTCCTATTTGATAATTCCTTCAAGTTAAGTAATCTAGCGACGCAGACGAAAAATCGTTATTTTAGATCTATTTATTACAATAACGTAAAAATGGATTTACAAAATGGAAATAGCAGGCAAGGCCACAAAACTCAAGTTGACGGACATTAAGAGTCCTCAAATTCGCACCTTCTGGATAACCGCAATCGCATTCTTTATGTGCTTTTTTGCATGGTTTGGGATTGTCCCCTTCATGCCAGCGGTAAAAAAGTCACTTGGAATGAGTGGCGACCAAGCAAACCTCTCAGTTATTGTAGCTGTGTCCGGCACAATTTTTGCACGTCTCTTACTCGGTAAACTCTGTGATAAATACGGTCCTCGTCTCTGCTACACTTGGATGTTGCTTCTAGGCTCACTCCCTGTAATGGGTATTGCTTTTGTTCAAACTTACGAACAATTTCTCTTCTGCCGTCTACTGATTGGCTTTATCGGCGCTTCTTTCGTTATCACTCAAGTTCACACTTC containing:
- a CDS encoding Tll0287-like domain-containing protein translates to MKFIKTTCFALALGASFFTSCNKPAESAAAPAAAEPSVKPEKMADALFAVMKGTRTAYTKHVIKNLGKEKKIIKPHEQWEDRENGVMLPAQMFRYARDLAMEQNPGFTYSLQSEWPINKQNAPKTPMEKEGLKYIGANPGKNFYGTEDLGGKKFYTAVYPDVAVSDACIDCHNDHKDSPRDDFAMGEVMGGVVIRIPMN